The Chloroflexus aggregans DSM 9485 genome segment CAGGCAGTACAACATGGCTTGCCATTAGCACTGGTCATCGGTGTCGAAAAGGTCACCGATCAACTCGAAGACGATATTGAGGCCGCACAAGCAATGGCAAGTGACGGCAATGAAGAGGCGTTACACGGCATCACCTTGACGGCACAGTGGGCAATGCTGATGCGTCGCTACATGTACGAATACGGCTATAGCGCTGAAGCGTTCGCGCCGTTTCCGATCAATGCCCATGCCAACGGGGCGAAAAATCCGCTTGCCCTTTACCGTTTTCCCATTGACGCCAACAAGTATCGCAAAGCGGCGATGGTTGCATCACCGATCAACCTGCTCGATTGCAGTACCCTTGCCGATGGCGCAGCAGCCCTTCTGATCGCCGGCGAGCACTTGGCCCGCGAACTAACCGGGCCGCGCATTCGTATTGCCGGGTCGGCGGTTGCGACCGACACGGTTGCCCTTCACCGCCGACGTAACCCGCTCGAACTAACTGCCGCGCGGGCCAGTGCGCACATTGCGCTAGGCCGCGCCCACCTCGGCGTCGGCGATGTTCACGTCTGGGAGCTGACCGATCCGCACGGCATTGCCGCAACTTTGGCGCTGGAAGCGATTGGCTGTTACGAACCCGGTACAACCCCACGCCACGCCGCCGAAGGAGCGATTACTCCGACCGGTAAGACACCCATTGCCACGGCCGGCGGCTATAAAGCGCGCGGTGACGTAGGTGGAGCAAACGGAATCTATCAGGTGATCGAGCTTGCCCATCAACTCTGCGGTACAGCCGGCGCAACTCAAGTCGCCGATGCACGGATTGGGTTAGCGCAAACACTTGGTGGCATTGGGGCGACGGCAGTGACCCATGTCCTGATTCGCGAATCGTGAGCGTACCCCTTTACGACGGTAGTTGCGTGCGGTACAATAAGGCTGCTCCCGTCCGTATCTATCTAAGGAGTACACGTATGTTTCAGGAAATGGTCAATGGCAGTATCGCTGTCCTAACCAAACCGTCGGCCCAAACGTTCGAACAGCATGAGCGAGATAATCTGGTGTGGGCGTTGATCTACGCCGTTATTGCCAGTGTGATCAACGGTATCCTGGCGGCGATAACATGGCCCTTCCGTATGGGAGGCATTCGCGCGCAATTCGAGGCACAAGGACTACCAAGCGACGTTATCGATGCAACGCTCGCACAACAAGGGAATGTTATCAGTCTTGTTCTCGGTGGTATTTTTGGTACTATCATCGGCTCGTTAGTGGTTTGGGGCCTGATCTATCTGCTCGGACGAGCCTTTGGCGGTACCGGCAGCTTTGGCGAGCTGGCGTGGGACATTTCGCTCTTTTCGTCACCTTTAGCAGTAGGGCAGGCGATCGCGAATGCAATCCCCTTCGTTGGTTTCATCGTTTCGCTCGGTCTTACGGTATACGGCGTCTATTTGACGTACTTAGCTATTCAGTCGGGCATGAACCTGCCCGCACAGAAAGCTCTCTACGTTGCTATTATTTTGTTCGTCATCGGCACCATCTTTATTTGTGTGACGACAGGATTTTTAGCCGTCGTTACGCTCTTGAGTGGGGGATTTGCGCCATGAATATTGCACGACACTGGCGGGAACGCATAAGCCGTTACCGACTGGAAGGGCAACG includes the following:
- a CDS encoding thiolase C-terminal domain-containing protein — encoded protein: MTNVYIAGMGATAVGEHYRRSLADLVSEAARAALSSTPGIAPHQIGALYVGSAYSEELYGQSQLGAYLAGVLGLSTSIPTLRVEAAGASGGLALYQAVQAVQHGLPLALVIGVEKVTDQLEDDIEAAQAMASDGNEEALHGITLTAQWAMLMRRYMYEYGYSAEAFAPFPINAHANGAKNPLALYRFPIDANKYRKAAMVASPINLLDCSTLADGAAALLIAGEHLARELTGPRIRIAGSAVATDTVALHRRRNPLELTAARASAHIALGRAHLGVGDVHVWELTDPHGIAATLALEAIGCYEPGTTPRHAAEGAITPTGKTPIATAGGYKARGDVGGANGIYQVIELAHQLCGTAGATQVADARIGLAQTLGGIGATAVTHVLIRES
- a CDS encoding Yip1 family protein; the protein is MFQEMVNGSIAVLTKPSAQTFEQHERDNLVWALIYAVIASVINGILAAITWPFRMGGIRAQFEAQGLPSDVIDATLAQQGNVISLVLGGIFGTIIGSLVVWGLIYLLGRAFGGTGSFGELAWDISLFSSPLAVGQAIANAIPFVGFIVSLGLTVYGVYLTYLAIQSGMNLPAQKALYVAIILFVIGTIFICVTTGFLAVVTLLSGGFAP